Proteins encoded by one window of Aspergillus puulaauensis MK2 DNA, chromosome 4, nearly complete sequence:
- a CDS encoding telomere maintenance SDE2 family protein (COG:S;~EggNog:ENOG410PGT0;~InterPro:IPR024974;~PFAM:PF13019), translated as MASPVNVLLSSFPGLSLPSTVSFSLSPTSTLSDLCEKVSSYIPPTVPLQSLILTTTNNKQLLPSSRTVSDLISPNGDITATSNLLPLRLSVPMCGGKGGFGSQLRAAGGRMSSRRKRNQGDDNASSRNLDGRRIRTVNEAKALAEYLAVKPDMDKKEKEERRRRWEAVVDAAEKRQEEIKNGGGKQKVDGQWMEDKDEMNEKAREAVLAAMKEGVWTDNLRDSLLGGSSTSASEGSGQESGSASEESDDETEMKDAPTQSGPSKAAAAPRRYIGFDEDDEFMSDSEEEEEDSTGDSKGKGKAKA; from the coding sequence ATGGCGTCCCCCGTAAACGTCCTCCTCTCGTCCTTCCCAGGACTTTCGCTACCCTCAACAGTCTCATTCTCGCTCTCACCGACGTCAACTCTCTCAGATCTATGCGAAAAGGTCTCATCATATATCCCACCGACTGTGCCACTACAGTCCCTCATCCTGACGACAACCAATAACAAACAACTCCTCCCATCATCCCGCACCGTCTCCGATCTCATCTCACCAAATGGCGACATCACAGCAACCTCaaacctcctccctctccgcCTTAGTGTTCCCATGTGCGGAGGAAAAGGTGGTTTCGGTTCCCAACTCCGTGCCGCTGGTGGGCGCATGTCAAGCAGACGCAAGCGCAACCAGGGTGACGACAACGCCTCCAGCCGTAACCTCGATGGCCGACGTATTCGCACAGTAAATGAGGCCAAGGCGCTTGCGGAGTATCTTGCTGTGAAGCCTGATAtggacaagaaggagaaggaggaacgCCGACGAAGGTGGGAGGCTGTTGTGGATGCAGCGGAGAAGCGCCAGGAAGAGATCAAAAACGGTGGTGGAAAGCAGAAGGTTGATGGTCAATGGATGGAAGATAAAGACGAGATGAACGAGAAGGCTCGGGAGGCGGTTCTTGCGGCTATGAAGGAAGGTGTTTGGACTGATAACCTGAGGGACTCTCTCCTGGGCGGTTCGAGTACGAGTGCGAGTGAAGGAAGTGGACAAGAAAGTGGTTCTGCTTCGGAGGAGAGCGATGATGAAACTGAGATGAAAGATGCACCTACGCAGTCCGGTCCATcgaaggctgctgctgcgccgagGAGGTATATCGGgtttgacgaggatgacgaatTCATGAGCGattcggaagaagaagaagaggatagtACCGGTGATtcaaagggaaaaggaaaagctAAGGCATAG
- a CDS encoding 40S ribosomal protein eS10 (COG:J;~EggNog:ENOG410PNYK;~InterPro:IPR005326,IPR037447,IPR036388;~PFAM:PF03501), with product MSIVLRFFVVASEYRRSAKSELLNHRSTPITSNFNQPLRALSERFPEEHQELATMLIPKEDRKKIHEYLFREGVLVAKKDFNLPKHGEIDTKNLFVIKACQSLNSRGYIKTQFSWQYYYYTLTPEGLDYLREWLHLPAEVVPATHIKQQRSHAPPRGMLGGEDRERRPRPPREGGYRRREEGKEGGAPGEFAPNFRGGFGRGRGGAAPPS from the exons ATGTCGATCGTACTGCGATTTTTCGTTGTCGCGTCGGAGTATCGACGCTCTGCTAAAAGTGAACTGTTGAA CCACCGCTCCACTCCCATCACATCCAATTTCAACCAACCTCTTCGCGCGTTGTCAGAGCGATTCCCCGAAGAGCACCAGGAACTCGCGACAAT GCTTATCCCCAAGGAAGACCGCAAGAAGATCCACGAGTACCTCTTCCGTG AGGGTGTGCTCGTGGCTAAGAAGGACTTCAACCTTCCCAAGCACGGCGAAATTGACACCAAGAACCTCTTCGTGATCAAGGCCTGCCAGTCCCTCAACTCCCGCGGCTACATCAAGACCCAGTTCTCGTGGCAGTACTACTACTACACCCTCACCCCCGAG GGTCTTGACTACCTCCGTGAATGGCTCCACCTCCCCGCTGAGGTTGTCCCTGCCACCCACATCAAGCAGCAGCGTTCCCACGCTCCCCCCCGTGGCATGCTCGGCGGTGAGGACCGCGAGCGTCGtccccgtcctcctcgtGAGGGTGGCTACAGACGCCGTGAGGAAGGCAAGGAGGGCGGTGCCCCCGGCGAGTTCGCTCCTAACTTCCGTGGTGGCTTCGgtcgtggccgtggtggtgCCGCCCCTCCTTCGTAA
- a CDS encoding M20 family metallo-hydrolase (COG:E;~EggNog:ENOG410PG7Y;~InterPro:IPR002933,IPR010158,IPR011650,IPR036264;~MEROPS:MER0026469;~PFAM:PF01546,PF07687;~go_function: GO:0016787 - hydrolase activity [Evidence IEA];~go_function: GO:0016813 - hydrolase activity, acting on carbon-nitrogen (but not peptide) bonds, in linear amidines [Evidence IEA]), producing MAAVLQLKRPVAATLKPAFRYTSFLPARAPSLSPRRAFSVSPKQAMLSTELTEAQVSALRANKDRLAQDLHHTCQWGYGIRWGDGHTDTGMQRLALSQEDKLVRDWFIETTEALGCKITVDAMGNIFAVRPGRRTDVPATFIGSHLDTQPTGGRYDGILGVLSGIETLKTLNDMGLETEGGVGVVNWTNEEGARFPISMVSSGVWAESIPLEKAHALKEVPTVASLPTAASAPESMKSALEKIEYLGSVPCSYKESPMAAHFELHIEQGPHLITAGQQVGVVTAVQAYRWFRLNIFGRDTHTGTTAFEHRADALYAFARMMVLAREVAASQGCLASVGIIEAKPGSVNTVPGTVSFSLDIRGPKTELVEVVEAQLRKDFDAIAAEEGKGIGKPCRVEWTLDFDSPAVNFHPDCIECVQQSAEVVATDAGGADPKSLVRTIMSGAGHDSVFTSKRVPTSMIFVPCKDGLSHHPEEFCSADDCARGTSVILQAVVRYDRKRFSA from the exons ATGGCTGCTGTTCTGCAATTGAAACGACCTGTAGCGGCAACACTCAAGCCAGCGTTTCGATATACATCCTTTCTCCCCGCACGAGCGCCATCTCTAAGCCCACGACGTGCATTCTCCGTTTCTCCGAAGCAAGCCATGCTGTCGACGGAGCTAACTGAAGCCCAAGTATCGGCTCTCAGGGCCAACAAGGACCGTCTTGCACAAGACCTTCACCATACATGCCAATGGGGATACGGAATCCGCTGGGGAGA TGGCCACACAGACACGGGTATGCAGCGTTTGGCGCTGTCGCAGGAGGATAAACTAGTACGAGACTGGTTCATCGAAACAACGGAAGCCCTAGGATGCAAAATCACAGTGGACGCGATGGGCAACATTTTTGCTGTCCGTCCTGGGCGCAGAACTGATGTACCGGCAACTTTTATTGGTAGTCACTTGGATACGCAGCCGACTGGTGGCCGATACGATGGGATCCTGGGCGTCCTCTCTGGCATTGAGACTCTCAAGACCCTAAACGACATGGGACTCGAAACAgaaggtggtgttggtgtcgtcAATTGGACCAA TGAAGAAGGCGCCCGTTTCCCTATTAGCATGGTCTCCTCCGGTGTATGGGCAGAAAGCATCCCTTTGGAAAAGGCACATGCATTGAAGGAAGTTCCAACTGtcgcctccctccccacGGCAGCATCCGCCCCCGAGTCCATGAAATCAGCACTCGAGAAGATCGAATACCTCGGAAGCGTACCATGTTCTTACAAGGAAAGCCCCATGGCAGCCCACTTCGAACTTCACATCGAGCAGGGCCCTCACCTCATCACGGCAGGGCAGCAAGTCGGCGTCGTAACAGCCGTCCAGGCATATCGATGGTTCCGCCTCAATATCTTCGGTCGAGACACTCACACGGGCACAACAGCCTTCGAGCACCGCGCCGACGCTCTCTACGCGTTCGCGCGCATGATGGTACTTGCCAGGGAAGTCGCAGCCTCCCAAGGCTGTCTAGCAAGCGTGGGCATCATCGAGGCGAAACCTGGGAGCGTAAACACTGTTCCCGGCACAGTGAGCTTCAGCCTCGATATCCGTGGACCAAAGACCGAACTCGTCGAGGTTGTAGAAGCCCAGCTGCGCAAGGATTTCGATGCAATTGCCGcggaggaagggaaggggATCGGGAAGCCGTGCCGTGTAGAGTGGACATTGGATTTTGACTCCCCGGCTGTGAACTTCCACCCCGATTGCATTGAGTGTGTGCAGCAGTCTGCCGAGGTGGTTGCGACTGACGCTGGTGGTGCGGATCCCAAGTCGCTCGTGCGGACTATTATGAGTGGTGCTGGGCATGATAGTGTTTTTACTTCGAAGAGAGTTCCGACGAGCATGATATTTGTTCCTTGCAAGGATGGGTTGAGCCATCATCCTGAAGAGTTCTGCTCTGCTGATGATTGCGCCAGAGGTACCTCTGTCATTTTGCAGGCAGTTGTGCGGTATGACCGGAAGAGGTTCTCGGCATAA
- the HNT1 gene encoding HIT family protein (BUSCO:EOG092658WY;~COG:T;~EggNog:ENOG410PQ3X;~InterPro:IPR011146,IPR001310,IPR019808,IPR039384, IPR036265;~PFAM:PF04677,PF11969,PF01230;~go_function: GO:0003824 - catalytic activity [Evidence IEA]), with the protein MAACIFCRIIKGEIPSFKLFESDKVFAFLDIQPLSRGHALVIPKYHGAKLTDIPDEDLTEILPVAKKIAAATGATDFNILQNNGRIAHQVVDHVHFHMIPKPNEPEGLGIGWPAQAADMDKLKEYYESLKSKI; encoded by the exons ATGGCTGCCTGTATTTTCTGCAGAATCATCAAGG GAGAAATCCCATCCTTCAAGCTCTTCGAAAGCGACAAGGTCTTCGCTTTCCTTGACATCCAGCCCCTCAGCCGCGGACATGCG TTGGTGATTCCCAAGTATCACGGTGCAAAGCTCACCGACATCCCCGACGAAGATCTTACAGAAATCCTG CCCGTCGCTAAGAAGATCGCGGCCGCAACCGGTGCTACCGATTTCAATATCCTCCAGAACAACGGCCGTATAGCCCACCAGGTTGTTGATCAT GTTCACTTCCACATG ATCCCCAAGCCCAACGAGCCTGAAGGTCTCGGAATTGGATGGCCTGCTCAGGCTGCGGACATGGATAAGCTCAAGGAGTACTACGAGTCTCTGAAGTCTAAGATCTAA
- a CDS encoding CRAL-TRIO domain-containing protein (COG:I;~EggNog:ENOG410PG8S;~InterPro:IPR011074,IPR036865,IPR036273,IPR001251;~PFAM:PF00650,PF03765;~TransMembrane:1 (i70-87o)): MHTSFLYRRAYHSSATPIKSASYLLAFPSRSAQILTPSSRLCFSSSSARCIPRQRPFSTTPFQEPRKASTGWAITFTVLLVCGGVWLQDKYRAFRTESPPQLTAPEPKLLEDQDLFLGVIDTLKTMSTEAAPGTVGNLTPEQEVKLQEFYVLLFKVCGVQMDGIGETEERPPSPVQEKKPPPPKKRWTLWGGSQEPEPASTSSATTGLASLSITDGDDKFGTSKEFQKALTEIKPEDMRTAFWNMVKQDNPDSLLLRFLRARKWDVKKALMMLISTISWRLQEAKVDDDIMVNGEHLALEQLKSKDPAEKKKGEDFMKQFRLGKSFLHGVDKSGRPICYVRVRLHRAGDQNTDALDRFTVYTIETARMMLAPPVETACVIFDMTDFALANMDYHPVKFMIKCFEANYPESLGVVLIHKAPWIFSSIWSVIKGWLDPVVAAKIQFTKNADELEQFIPKSRIIKELEGDENWEYKYVEPKEGENEKIKDTAKRDELIAQRQKLAKELEESTVSWIIAARKKEESNTKEVTKKRNDLIGRLRTQYWQLDPYVRCTGLYDRLNILQGGGKIEFYPESTKENEAPKENGTNGEAAKAA, from the exons ATGCATACTTCCTTTCTGTATCGCCGCGCCTACCATTCCTCGGCCACGCCGATCAAATCTGCTTCTTATCTGCTAGCCTTTCCCTCGCGAAGTGCACAGATCCTCACCCCATCATCTCGTCTTTGTTTCAGCTCGTCTTCCGCGCGCTGCATCCCACGTCAACGTCCTTTCTCCACTACCCCATTCCAGGAACCTCGGAAGGCCTCGACGGGCTGGGCGATCACGTTCACGGTTCTTCTCGTCTGTGGAGGAGTTTGGCTACAGGATAAATATCGTGCCTTCAGAACCGAATCCCCTCCTCAATTGACCGCTCCCGAACCCAAGTTACTTGAAGACCAAGATCTCTTTCTCGGCGTTATCGACACTCTCAAGACAATGTCTACCGAAGCCGCCCCCGGAACCGTGGGCAACCTCACCCCGGAACAAGAGGTCAAGCTCCAGGAGTTCTACGTCCTCTTGTTCAAGGTGTGCGGTGTCCAGATGGACGGTATCGGAGAAACCGAAGAGCGTCCTCCTAGTCCCgtacaagaaaagaaaccaccaccacccaagAAAAGATGGACGTTGTGGGGTGGCTCCCAGGAACCGGAGCCCGCATCAACGAGTAGCGCTACAACTGGACTCGCTTCACTCAGTATcactgatggagatgacaaGTTCGGCACGTCGAAGGAGTTCCAGAAGGCTCTTACCGAGATCAAACCCGAGGACATGCGGACTGCATTCTGGAACATGGTCAAGCAGGATAACCCGGATAGCTTGCTGCTGCGTTTCTTACGGGCACGGAAGTGGGACGTAAAGAAAGCGCTCATGATGTTGATTTCAACTATCAGCTGGAGGTTGCAAGAGGCAAAGGTGGACGATGACATCATGGTCAATGGCGAACATCTTGCTTTGGAGCAGCTCAAGAGCAAGGATCCTGccgaaaaaaagaagggcgAAGATTTCATGAAGCAATTCCGCCTAGGCAAGAGTTTCCTTCACGGTGTTGATAAGAGTGGTCGCCCGATCTGCTATGTTCGAGTCCGCTTGCACCGTGCTGGTGACCAAAACACTGATGCTTTGGACCGATTTACTGTGTATACCATTGAGACTGCACGGATGATGCTTGCTCCTCCCGTTGAGACTGCT TGTGTCATTTTCGATATGACGGACTTTGCGCTTGCGAACATG GACTATCACCCCGTTAAATTCATGATTAAATGCTTTGAGGCAAACTACCCAGAATCCTTGGGAGTGGTACTCATCCACAAAGCTCCTTGGATCTTCTCCA GTATCTGGAGCGTCATCAAGGGCTGGCTTGACCCCGTCGTCGCGGCAAAGATCCAATTCACAAAGAACGCCGATGAACTCGAGCAATTCATACCCAAGTCACGCATCATCAAAGAGCTCGAAGGTGACGAAAACTGGGAATATAAATACGTTGAGCCTaaggagggcgagaacgAAAAGATCAAGGATACCGCCAAGCGCGATGAACTAATTGCCCAGCGCCAAAAGCTCGCCAAGGAGCTCGAAGAGTCGACAGTCTCTTGGATCATCGCCGCTaggaagaaggaggaaagcAACACCAAGGAAGTCACTAAGAAGAGAAACGACCTCATCGGGCGCCTGCGCACCCAGTACTGGCAACTGGACCCTTACGTCCGTTGCACTGGTCTATATGACCGACTAAACATCCTCCAGGGCGGGGGGAAGATCGAATTCTATCCCGAGTCTACTAAGGAAAATGAGGCCCCTAAGGAAAACGGAACTAATGGCGAGGCTGCGAAAGCCGCGTAA